One genomic segment of Ricinus communis isolate WT05 ecotype wild-type chromosome 3, ASM1957865v1, whole genome shotgun sequence includes these proteins:
- the LOC8262845 gene encoding uncharacterized protein LOC8262845 codes for MMAVAMHSPVTTTAKPTVAFTTPQNYASRLSHLLTLKSLTPLWCPTIITQPTPQTLSSLALHLAPHSISPISAILFPSRTAITAFSKAICSLATPLLHPSHDAMIIGALGKDAELIDSAFLLNICSSINRIRALVPQTATPSGLVQSLGAGGGRRVLCLVPKIVGLKEPPVVPDFLRELEAAGWVPIRVDAYETRWLGPTCAEGIVKEEGLDGVVFTSSAEVEGLLKSLSEYRWDWKMVKQRWPELVVAAHGPVTAAGAERLGVDVDVVSDRFSSFEGVVDALYSRLQGLSSNCL; via the coding sequence ATGATGGCCGTGGCTATGCACAGCCCCGTTACCACCACCGCCAAACCCACCGTAGCCTTCACCACTCCACAAAACTACGCTTCCAGACTCTCCCATCTCCTCACTCTCAAATCCTTAACTCCCCTCTGGTGTCCCACAATAATCACCCAACCCACTCCACAAACCCTCTCCTCTCTGGCCCTGCACCTCGCCCCTCACTCCATTTCTCCCATCTCCGCTATTCTCTTCCCTTCCCGCACCGCAATTACCGCATTCTCTAAAGCTATATGCTCACTCGCAACTCCTCTATTGCATCCTTCTCATGATGCAATGATCATTGGGGCTTTAGGCAAAGACGCCGAGTTGATAGACTCTGCGTTTTTGCTTAATATTTGTTCTAGTATTAATAGGATTAGGGCCTTAGTCCCTCAAACCGCCACGCCAAGCGGTTTGGTCCAATCACTTGGTGCTGGAGGTGGTCGGAGGGTTTTGTGTCTAGTCCCGAAAATTGTGGGACTAAAGGAGCCTCCAGTTGTTCCGGATTTTCTCCGGGAACTGGAGGCCGCCGGGTGGGTTCCGATTAGGGTTGATGCTTATGAGACACGTTGGTTGGGACCCACCTGCGCGGAGGGGATAGTGAAGGAGGAGGGATTGGATGGTGTGGTGTTTACTAGCAGTGCTGAAGTGGAAGGGTTGTTGAAAAGTTTGAGTGAGTATAGATGGGATTGGAAGATGGTGAAGCAGAGATGGCCGGAATTGGTGGTGGCTGCACACGGGCCGGTGACCGCAGCTGGGGCTGAGAGATTGGGTGTAGATGTTGATGTTGTGAGTGATAGGTTTAGTAGTTTTGAAGGCGTCGTAGATGCTTTATATAGTAGATTGCAAGGTTTGAGTTCTAACTGTTTGTGA
- the LOC8262847 gene encoding leucine-rich repeat receptor-like protein kinase TDR, translating into MEIFRFLYLNIFLILIFTAAVVSATDPYSEALLSLKSELMDDDNSLADWLLPSVGNPSKKIHACSWSGVKCNKNSTVVIALDISFKNLGGAFPGKHFSVFTELVDLNLSYNSFSGRLPVEIFNLTNLRSLDFSRNNFSGQFPSGISSLQNLVVLDAFSNSFSGLLPVEISQLEYIKIVNLAGSYFDGPIPPEYGSFRSLEFIHLAGNLLSGNIPPELGRLKTVTHMEIGYNSYQGSIPWQLGNMSEIQYLDIAGASLTGSIPKELSNLTKLRSLFLFRNHLTGLVPWEFGRIEPLSSLDLSDNQLSGPIPESFSELKNLKLLSLMYNEMNGTVPQGIAQLPSLDTLLIWNNFFSGSLPEDLGRNSKLKWVDVSTNNFVGSIPPDICAGGVLFKLILFSNNFTGSLSPSISKCSSLVRLRIEDNSFWGEIPLKFNNLPDITYVDLSRNKFTGGIPIDIFQAPQLQYFNISNNPELGGTIPTKTWSSPLLQNFSASGCNISGNVPPFHSCKSVSVIELDMNNLEGNVPVSISKCHNLEKMDLASNKFSGHIPEELASLPALSFIDLSHNNFSGHIPAKFGDPSRLKLLNVSFNDISGSIPPKKLFRLIGSSAFSGNSKLCGAPLRPCHASMAILGSKGTRKLTWVLLLSAGVVLFIVASAWGIFYIRRGSKGQWKMVSFNGLPRFTANDVLRSFSFTESMEAAPPLSASVCKAVLPTGITVSVKKIEFEAKRMMMVTEFVMRMGNARHKNLIRLLGLCYNKQLAYLLYDYLPNGNLAEKINVKRDWPAKYKLVTGIARGLCFLHHDCYPAIPHGDLRSSNIVFDENMEPHLAEFGIKFLAEMIKGSSLATISMKETGEILNSRIKEELYMDIYSFGEIILEILTNGRMANAGGSIQSKPKEVLLREIYNENEASSSSESMQEEIKQVLEVALLCTRSRPADRPPMEDALKLLSGFRPQRK; encoded by the exons ATGGAGATATTCCGTTTCTTATACTTGAACATTTTCTTGATCTTGATATTCACTGCTGCAGTTGTTTCAGCTACTGATCCTTACTCTGAAGCCCTCTTGAGCTTAAAATCGGAGCTTATGGATGACGATAACAGTTTAGCTGACTGGTTATTGCCTTCTGTTGGGAATCCATCAAAGAAAATCCATGCATGTTCTTGGTCGGGGGTAAAATGCAACAAGAATTCTACTGTTGTTATTGCTCTTGatatttctttcaagaatCTCGGTGGTGCATTTCCAGGAAAGCATTTTAGTGTCTTTACTGAGCTTGTTGATCTCAATCTGAGTTATAATTCCTTCTCCGGTCGGCTTCCTGTTGAAATCTTTAACCTTACTAATCTAAGAAGCTTAGATTTCAGCAGAAACAATTTTTCTGGCCAGTTTCCAAGTGGGATTTCCAGTCTTCAAAACCTTGTTGTCCTCGATGCTTTTAGTAACAGCTTTTCAGGTCTATTGCCAGTTGAAATTTCTCAGCTCGAGTATATCAAGATTGTCAATCTTGCTGGGAGCTACTTTGATGGACCAATCCCACCTGAATATGGCTCTTTCAGGAGTCTTGAGTTTATTCACCTAGCAGGTAATCTTCTTAGTGGAAACATACCACCAGAATTAGGCAGACTCAAGACAGTGACCCATATGGAGATTGGCTATAATTCCTATCAGGGCAGTATTCCATGGCAATTGGGGAACATGAGTGAGATTCAATATCTTGATATAGCTGGAGCAAGCCTTACTGGTTCAATACCAAAGGAACTCTCCAATCTCACCAAGCTTCGGTCACTATTCCTCTTCAGAAACCATCTTACAGGATTGGTTCCATGGGAGTTCGGCAGAATCGAGCCTCTTTCTAGCTTAGATCTTTCTGACAATCAGCTCTCTGGTCCAATACCAGAAAGTTTTTCAGAGTTAAAGAATCTTAAGCTGCTAAGTCTCATGTATAATGAAATGAATGGCACCGTTCCACAAGGCATTGCTCAGCTTCCATCACTTGATACTCTACTTATATGgaacaatttcttttctggGTCACTTCCCGAGGACTTGGGCAGGAATTCGAAGCTGAAATGGGTTGATGTTTCCACCAACAATTTTGTGGGTAGCATTCCGCCTGATATTTGTGCAGGAGGTGTTCTGTTCAAGTTGATCCtgttttcaaataattttacagGCAGCCTTTCACCATCTATTTCTAAGTGTTCTTCGCTTGTTCGTCTTCGGATTGAAGATAATTCTTTCTGGGGTGAAATTCCTCTGAAATTCAACAATCTACCTGACATCACATATGTAGACCTTTCCAGGAACAAGTTTACTGGTGGGATTCCTATAGATATCTTTCAAGCGCCGCAGCTTCAATACTTCAATATCTCCAATAATCCAGAGCTTGGAGGTACAATCCCAACAAAAACATGGTCTTCGCCACTTCTTCAAAACTTCTCAGCTTCAGGTTGTAATATCTCAGGCAACGTTCCTCCTTTCCACTCCTGCAAATCTGTTTCTGTTATCGAGTTAGACATGAACAACCTAGAAGGTAATGTCCCAGTAAGTATTTCTAAATGTCACAATCTTGAAAAGATGGATTTAGCTAGTAACAAGTTTTCTGGCCATATACCTGAAGAGCTTGCTAGTCTTCCAGCTTTAAGTTTCATAGACTTGTCACATAACAATTTTAGTGGTCATATCCCTGCAAAGTTTGGTGATCCTTCAAGATTAAAACTTCTCAATGTGTCGTTTAATGACATCTCTGGATCAATTCCTCCCAAGAAGTTGTTTAGACTGATAGGTAGCAGTGCATTTTCCGGAAATTCAAAGCTCTGTGGAGCACCCTTGCGACCATGTCATGCTTCAATGGCAATATTGGGCAGCAAAGGCACAAGGAAGCTTACATGGGTTCTTCTGTTAAGTGCGGGAGTGGTTTTGTTCATTGTAGCATCAGCTTGGGGAATATTTTATATCCGAAGAGGAAGTAAAGGACAATGGAAAATGGTCTCTTTCAATGGACTCCCTAGATTCACAGCAAATGATGTTTTGAGAAGTTTTAGCTTCACAGAGTCGATGGAAGCAGCACCGCCACTATCAGCTTCAGTTTGCAAAGCAGTTCTACCTACAGGAATAACAGTTTCGGTGAAAAAGATTGAATTTGAAGCAAAGAGAATGATGATGGTGACAGAATTTGTAATGAGAATGGGCAATGCAAGGCACAAGAATTTGATTAGATTACTGGGATTATGCTACAATAAGCAACTAGCTTATCTCTTGTATGACTACTTGCCAAATGGGAACTTGGCTGAGAAGATTAATGTGAAGAGGGATTGGCCAGCCAAGTACAAACTTGTGACTGGCATTGCAAGGGGACTTTGTTTCCTTCACCATGACTGTTATCCAGCAATTCCTCATGGAGATTTGAGGTCAAGTAACATAGTTTTTGACGAAAATATGGAACCCCATCTGGCTGAATTTGGGATTAAGTTCCTTGCCGAAATGATTAAAGGATCATCTCTAGCAACAATTAGCATGAAAGAAACAG GTGAAATACTGAACAGCAGAATAAAAGAGGAGCTCTACATGGATATATACAGCTTTGGAGAGATTATTTTGGAAATCTTGACAAATGGTAGGATGGCAAATGCAGGGGGAAGCATACAGAGCAAGCCTAAAGAGGTACTCTTAAGAGAAATATACAATGAGAACGAAGCTAGTTCTTCTTCTGAATCAATGcaagaagaaataaaacagGTTCTTGAAGTTGCTTTGCTCTGCACAAGAAGTAGACCAGCTGATAGGCCACCCATGGAAGATGCATTAAAGCTTTTATCAGGGTTCAGGCCTCAGAGAAAATAA